The Deltaproteobacteria bacterium genomic interval CTATTCCCGCGAACCGCAACCGGCGAAACTTCATAAACATAGCTCTCGGGACCTTGACGGCAATCTTCACCGCATCCCTTTTCTATCCCCTCTTCCGGTTCCTGTGGCCTTCGGCCGACCGGTCCGGAGGCGAGGGGCGCATAGGGATTCCGCTCGAGGAGTTGCTCGTGGGGCAGTCTCGCGTCGTCGTGGTACGCGGCGAGCCGGTTCTCGTCATACGCGAGGCCAACAAGGTGGCTGCGGTGTCCGCGGTCTGCACCCACATGAGCTGCGTGGTGAAATACCGGGGCGCCGGCGTCATCGCCTGCCCTTGCCACACCGCGACGTTCGACCTGAACGGGAACGTGATGGGAGGGCCGGCCCCGCGCCCGCTGCCCTCGTACCCGGTGCGGATCGAAGGACGGAATATCGTGGTCGGGACATGACGGAAGAAAAGAAACCGACGGGGGAACAGGCGACGGAAGAGCCGGGACGGCAGCGCCACGAGTTCGAGAAGCGCACCGTCTTCACGGAGATGTTCAACCTGTTCTCCCTGGTGGGAATCCTCTACGGCGCCCTCGACGAGCGTCTCTCCGTGCGGGAAGGGATGAAGAAGCAGTTCGAAAAGCCTGTGTGGTTCTACCGCACGCGGCTCGAGAACAATTTACTGGCCTGCCTCGGAGGGATCTCCTTCCTCCTGTTTCTGTTTCTCATGGGAACGGGCGGCCTCCTTCTCATGCATTACCGGCCGACGCCCGCAGAGGCGTATAAAAGCGTCGTGGACATAATGAACCAGGTCCCCTACGGATGGATGGTACGGGGGATCCACCGCTGGGCCGGCAACCTCCTGGTGGTCACGGTCCTGCTGCACATGATGCGGGTCTTCTTCACGGCCGCGTACCGCCCGCCCCGCGACGTGACGTGGGTAAACGGAGTGCTGCTCCTGGTCTTCACCCTCGCGTTCAGTTTCTCGGGCTACCTCCTGCCGTGGACGCAGGCATCCTACTGGGCGACCACCGTCGGCACGGACATCCTGTCCGCCATCCCGGTCGTCGGCGACTCCATCAAATACTTCGTCCGCGGCGGGAACATGGTCGGGCAGCTCGCCCTCACGAGGTTCTTCGCCTTCCACGTCGTGATCCTGCCCGGACTGATGATACTTTTCCTCGTCCTGCACTTCCTCATGATCCGGCGGCAGGGAATCGCCGAGCCTCTTTAGGAGAACGAAGCATGGCGCAATATGAAAATCTCGAGGCCTACAGGAAATACGGCAGCGAGCCTTTCTTTCCGCACCACGTGCTGCGCCAGCTGATCCAGCTCGTCATCCTTTTCGCGGTTCTGATCCTTCTCGCGTCGCTTGCGCCGGGGCCGATCCTTCCGAAAGCCGATCCGTTCGACACGCCGTCGAACGTCAAGCCCGAATGGTACTTCCTCGCCGCCTACCAGTTCCTGAAAGTCACGGAGAAGCTTTCATTCCTCGGGGAATGGGCGCCGGTCGTCCTGGGGGTGCTGTTCCAGGGGCTCGGCGCGCTTGCGGTCTGGTTTCTCCCCTTCTGGGACCGCAGCGAGGAACGCCATCCTTCCAGGCGGACCCGGGCCGTGCGGATCGGTATCGGCGTAACCTTCTTCCTGCTGATCCTGACCGTCTGGGGATACTATTCGTGAGGGAATGCCGGAAGAAATCACGGAATTCCCTGCCCGCCCTTGCCTTCGCGGCTGCGGTTTTTCTGTGCCTCGCGGCCCCCATGGCCGCGGCGGTCGAGGAAGCACCGGACAGCTGCGTCGCATGCCACGGCAAGCTCGGAGGAAGGCTTGGCCCCCCCGCAAGGGAGTTCGCCGCAAGCGTCCACAGGGAGGCCGGGCTGACATGCGTCACTTGCCACGGCGGCAATCCTTCCCTGCCCGGCGAGGAGTCGATGAGCCCGAAGCAGGGGTTCCGGGGAAAACCGTCCCGCAGGCAGATCCCGGAATTCTGCGCCCGCTGCCATGGGAACATCGCGATGATGCGGCAGTACAACCTGCGGACGGACCAGTTCGCGGAATACAAGACGAGCGTGCACGGCAAGCTTCTATACGGGAAGAACGATCCTGGTGTCGCAGTGTGCACTTCCTGCCACGGGAAGCACGACATCCGGCGGAAGAACGATCCGCGGTCGCTCGTTTTCCATTCAAACGTCCCGGCGACCTGCGGCAAGTGCCATGCAGACCCGACGGCGATGAAGCCGTACCGGATCCCCACTACTCAGCTGGCGGATTTCGAAAAGGGCGTCCACGGGCAGATCCTTTCCGGGAAAATCCCGGGGAAGAACCCCGGCCTTGCCCCCAACTGCGCCACGTGCCACGGCGTCCACGGAGCCACGCCGCCGGGGGTCGGCGAGGTATCCAATGTCTGCGGCAACTGCCACAGCGCCGTCGTGGGCTATTTCCGCGAGAGCGTCCATTTCACCGCGATCCGTGAGGGGGGCGGGCCGAAGTGCGTAACCTGCCACGGCAACCACACCAACCACAAGCCCACCCTGAAGGTCTTCACGGGAACCGGCCCGGGGGAATGCGGCTCATGCCATGAGCCGGAGAGCAAGGCGCTGGAGTTCGCGAAAAACGCCCGGAGTCTCCTGGGGGACATCGAGAACGGCCTCGAAGCGATGCAGAAGGACCTTGCCGACGCCGAACGGGCCGGGCGGAACACCGAACGGCTCAAGATGTCCCTGGACGGGGCTCGGTACAAGA includes:
- a CDS encoding cytochrome c3 family protein, whose translation is MRECRKKSRNSLPALAFAAAVFLCLAAPMAAAVEEAPDSCVACHGKLGGRLGPPAREFAASVHREAGLTCVTCHGGNPSLPGEESMSPKQGFRGKPSRRQIPEFCARCHGNIAMMRQYNLRTDQFAEYKTSVHGKLLYGKNDPGVAVCTSCHGKHDIRRKNDPRSLVFHSNVPATCGKCHADPTAMKPYRIPTTQLADFEKGVHGQILSGKIPGKNPGLAPNCATCHGVHGATPPGVGEVSNVCGNCHSAVVGYFRESVHFTAIREGGGPKCVTCHGNHTNHKPTLKVFTGTGPGECGSCHEPESKALEFAKNARSLLGDIENGLEAMQKDLADAERAGRNTERLKMSLDGARYKMIEAGPAIHSFSIDRIFPLVHEANAQLRQARKEIGSFQDELRQRRKVAFYSTTMLLLIAALLTVKLVLLPKGRPPGEGKKD
- a CDS encoding cytochrome b N-terminal domain-containing protein yields the protein MTEEKKPTGEQATEEPGRQRHEFEKRTVFTEMFNLFSLVGILYGALDERLSVREGMKKQFEKPVWFYRTRLENNLLACLGGISFLLFLFLMGTGGLLLMHYRPTPAEAYKSVVDIMNQVPYGWMVRGIHRWAGNLLVVTVLLHMMRVFFTAAYRPPRDVTWVNGVLLLVFTLAFSFSGYLLPWTQASYWATTVGTDILSAIPVVGDSIKYFVRGGNMVGQLALTRFFAFHVVILPGLMILFLVLHFLMIRRQGIAEPL
- a CDS encoding ubiquinol-cytochrome c reductase iron-sulfur subunit, producing the protein MTAEDHPQSIPANRNRRNFINIALGTLTAIFTASLFYPLFRFLWPSADRSGGEGRIGIPLEELLVGQSRVVVVRGEPVLVIREANKVAAVSAVCTHMSCVVKYRGAGVIACPCHTATFDLNGNVMGGPAPRPLPSYPVRIEGRNIVVGT